One Echinicola strongylocentroti DNA window includes the following coding sequences:
- a CDS encoding sterol desaturase family protein encodes MKKIGRLEKPDNNGSAQMFQNPVLEKMSRTHISIPIVMFLVIGVVSLFYGLTTTTIPVGIGLLVTLIGLLVFTLVEYLMHKYFFHMVPDTPMKDKLQYSVHGVHHDYPKDKDRLAMPPFISGLYACIFYFVFTFLMGDYALFFLPGFLMGYASYLGVHYIVHAFQPPKNALKILWVNHAIHHYKDPDVAFGVSSPLWDVILGTMPKKDK; translated from the coding sequence ATGAAAAAAATTGGAAGACTGGAGAAGCCGGATAATAATGGGTCGGCACAAATGTTCCAGAATCCGGTGCTGGAAAAAATGTCCAGGACACATATTAGTATTCCTATTGTCATGTTTCTTGTGATTGGTGTAGTTTCTTTATTTTATGGACTTACCACCACTACAATTCCTGTAGGAATAGGGCTATTGGTAACCTTGATAGGTTTGTTGGTATTTACACTAGTGGAGTATTTGATGCATAAGTATTTCTTTCATATGGTGCCCGATACCCCAATGAAGGATAAGTTGCAATATTCGGTCCATGGTGTCCACCATGATTATCCGAAGGACAAGGATCGTTTGGCGATGCCGCCATTTATCAGTGGACTGTATGCCTGCATCTTTTACTTTGTATTTACATTCCTGATGGGAGATTATGCTTTGTTTTTTCTTCCGGGTTTCTTGATGGGGTATGCTTCGTATTTGGGAGTGCATTATATTGTGCACGCCTTTCAGCCGCCTAAAAATGCCTTGAAAATACTTTGGGTAAATCACGCCATCCACCATTACAAGGATCCCGATGTGGCCTTTGGCGTAAGCTCCCCGCTTTGGGACGTGATCTTAGGAACCATGCCAAAAAAGGATAAATGA
- a CDS encoding MBL fold metallo-hydrolase, protein MKFTIFLLIHLVLAQVLMAQSLTNNERAVQIINRAINSLGKCPEGLEISTSGVIHNLGHYAVPEQTIDYAIQEKIGFFPSLDLAYSHTKMTKGDNNYYRDLVSKMDSAYSWDYYDETFTKSKTSGGLVEVAKSNPSWFLYLAKKEALSLRMIEASGAYNVIAVTMKDGLVYNLIIDSETFLLKRVERMVYSPIYGDALFTSSYEGYTKQRGFYIPQRRVDYEFGSVEREVTYDSLAFISIPDTSAASLKWLPAPFINSLADVTTNEEVIVFEKLSDQIDLIKYESQNNKSLLVKFPNGLGLFEAPQGIALNKQLVSKIKERYPDQDITYLFLTHHHPDHAGGLKAYAGSGATVITTSGNTDYFKKLAHTSHYSLDEGVDDKVDLLFDYVPLLGQKSYAGIVTAYEIGEDTGHTDQHLVFYFPDKKFLWTGDLLFFYENGRVYSGSKRAEGVYKLITEKGLDVSRVYTSWPLHGQKEYGTPEFLKKLVEND, encoded by the coding sequence ATGAAATTCACTATATTTTTATTGATTCACCTGGTACTGGCACAGGTGCTTATGGCGCAGAGTTTGACAAACAATGAAAGAGCGGTGCAAATTATTAATAGGGCCATAAACTCACTGGGAAAGTGCCCAGAGGGGTTGGAGATTAGTACTTCAGGAGTGATTCATAACTTGGGACATTATGCTGTCCCGGAACAAACGATTGATTATGCCATACAGGAGAAGATTGGTTTTTTCCCTAGTCTTGACCTTGCTTATTCGCATACCAAAATGACGAAAGGGGACAACAACTATTACCGTGATTTGGTTTCGAAAATGGATTCGGCCTATTCATGGGACTACTATGACGAGACTTTTACCAAGTCAAAGACTTCTGGTGGTTTGGTGGAAGTGGCCAAATCCAATCCTAGTTGGTTCCTGTATTTGGCAAAGAAGGAGGCATTGTCACTCAGAATGATTGAAGCTTCGGGTGCTTATAATGTAATCGCAGTAACGATGAAGGACGGTCTTGTTTATAATTTGATAATAGATTCGGAAACATTTTTATTAAAACGAGTTGAGCGAATGGTTTATAGCCCTATTTATGGAGACGCGTTGTTTACTTCTTCTTATGAGGGATATACGAAGCAAAGAGGATTTTACATTCCTCAGAGAAGAGTGGACTATGAATTTGGATCGGTAGAAAGAGAGGTGACATATGATTCGCTGGCTTTTATTTCCATACCGGATACTAGTGCGGCTTCCCTTAAATGGCTGCCTGCACCTTTTATCAATTCCTTGGCCGACGTTACCACTAACGAAGAGGTCATTGTCTTTGAGAAATTATCCGACCAAATTGACCTGATCAAGTATGAGTCCCAAAACAATAAATCGCTCTTGGTTAAATTTCCCAATGGCTTGGGGCTATTTGAAGCCCCGCAAGGAATTGCTTTGAACAAGCAGTTGGTAAGTAAAATAAAAGAGAGGTACCCTGATCAGGACATAACGTATTTGTTCCTTACACACCATCATCCCGATCACGCTGGTGGGTTAAAAGCGTATGCTGGATCAGGGGCTACAGTAATAACCACATCGGGAAATACGGATTATTTTAAAAAACTTGCTCACACTTCGCATTATTCACTCGATGAAGGAGTAGACGACAAGGTCGATCTATTATTTGATTATGTGCCTTTGCTTGGTCAGAAGAGTTATGCGGGAATTGTGACTGCCTATGAGATTGGTGAGGACACCGGACATACGGATCAGCATTTGGTGTTTTATTTTCCAGACAAGAAATTTCTATGGACAGGCGATTTACTTTTTTTCTACGAAAATGGCCGCGTGTATTCAGGGAGTAAGCGAGCAGAAGGAGTGTATAAGCTCATCACAGAAAAGGGACTTGATGTTTCTCGGGTTTATACATCTTGGCCTCTCCATGGACAAAAGGAATACGGCACACCGGAATTTTTGAAAAAGTTAGTGGAGAATGATTGA
- the bshA gene encoding N-acetyl-alpha-D-glucosaminyl L-malate synthase BshA codes for MKIGIVCYPTFGGSGVVATELGKALAKEGHEVHFITYKQPTRLDFLSENLFYHEVDIKSYPLFEHAPYELALASKMVNVVKFEELDVLHVHYAIPHASAAYMAKQILKTQRIEIPVVTTLHGTDITLVGKDPSYEPVVTFSINQSDGVTAVSEDLKRATYDHFDIQNGIQVIPNFIDLDRFKKQRKEHFKKAICPDDEKLLVHTSNFRKVKRVEDVIRVFYEVRKVVPAKLLLVGDGPERDKMERLCRELGTCEDTRFLGKLDAVEEVLSVADLFLIPSEKESFGLAALEAMACEVPVLSSDAGGIPELNIDGVTGFACKVGDIEGMTEKALHILSDENLPAFKKRALARAKEFDVSNILPRYEEFYKKTIDKTLSLSK; via the coding sequence ATGAAAATCGGAATTGTCTGTTATCCCACGTTTGGTGGGAGTGGCGTTGTGGCCACGGAACTAGGGAAAGCCCTTGCCAAGGAAGGTCATGAAGTTCACTTTATTACCTATAAGCAGCCTACCCGGTTGGATTTTTTGAGCGAAAACCTTTTTTATCATGAAGTAGACATAAAGAGTTATCCGTTATTTGAGCATGCGCCATACGAGCTGGCCTTGGCCAGTAAAATGGTTAATGTGGTGAAGTTTGAGGAGTTGGACGTACTGCATGTACATTATGCCATTCCGCATGCTTCGGCAGCGTATATGGCCAAGCAGATACTGAAAACCCAAAGAATTGAGATTCCTGTGGTGACGACACTCCATGGTACGGACATCACACTGGTGGGCAAAGACCCCAGCTATGAGCCCGTCGTGACCTTCAGCATCAACCAATCCGATGGTGTGACTGCTGTGTCCGAAGATTTGAAGCGGGCGACCTATGATCATTTTGATATCCAGAATGGCATCCAGGTGATCCCGAACTTTATCGATCTGGACCGGTTCAAAAAGCAACGAAAGGAGCATTTCAAAAAAGCCATCTGTCCTGACGACGAGAAGTTGCTCGTGCATACTTCAAATTTCAGGAAGGTAAAACGGGTAGAGGACGTCATTAGGGTGTTTTACGAAGTACGGAAAGTGGTTCCTGCCAAATTGTTGTTGGTGGGGGACGGTCCCGAAAGGGACAAGATGGAACGGCTCTGTCGGGAACTCGGCACCTGTGAGGATACGCGGTTTTTAGGTAAACTGGATGCCGTGGAAGAAGTTCTTTCGGTAGCAGACCTGTTCCTGATTCCGTCTGAGAAAGAAAGTTTTGGGCTGGCAGCTTTGGAGGCCATGGCCTGCGAGGTGCCCGTGTTGTCCTCTGATGCTGGTGGGATTCCTGAGCTGAATATTGATGGAGTGACGGGATTTGCATGCAAGGTGGGAGATATTGAGGGAATGACCGAAAAAGCGTTGCATATACTTTCAGACGAAAATTTACCCGCTTTTAAGAAAAGGGCACTGGCCAGGGCCAAGGAATTCGATGTGTCCAATATTCTTCCCCGGTACGAGGAATTTTATAAAAAAACCATCGATAAAACCCTTTCACTTTCAAAATAG
- the odhB gene encoding 2-oxoglutarate dehydrogenase complex dihydrolipoyllysine-residue succinyltransferase, producing the protein MSLEIKVPAVGESITEVTIGQWFKNTGEYVEMDEVICELESDKATFELTAEADGVLTVKAEAGDTLEIGAVICEIDTNASEGDAAPAKEEKETSSDSKETKKPAENKSGKTGEVKEMVVPTVGESITEVTLASWLKEDGDFVEMDEIIAEVDSDKATFELPAEAQGILKRVAEEGDTLEIGGLICKIEVVEGDAPEADDSSKEEESTSATSSGGSGSYAEGHASPAAAKILAEKGIDAKEVKGTGKDGRITKEDAEKAQKQAAKPAASKPSKSEKKETAPEAPKVAGERNMKREKMSSLRKTISKRLVAAKNETAMLTTFNEVNMKPIMDLRKQYKEMFKEKHNVNLGFMSFFTKAVCVALQEWPAVNAQIDGNEIIYHDFCDVSIAVSAPKGLVVPVIRNAESLSFDQVEKEVVRLATKARDGKLTIEEMTGGTFTITNGGIFGSMMSTPIINQPQSAILGMHNIVERPMAVNGEVKILPMMYIALSYDHRIIDGRESVSFLVRLKQLLEDPARLLLGV; encoded by the coding sequence ATGAGTTTAGAAATCAAAGTCCCCGCTGTGGGCGAATCCATTACTGAGGTAACTATTGGTCAGTGGTTTAAAAATACCGGAGAGTACGTCGAAATGGACGAGGTAATCTGCGAATTGGAATCTGACAAGGCCACTTTTGAACTGACAGCAGAGGCAGACGGGGTGCTGACCGTAAAGGCAGAGGCCGGCGATACCCTTGAAATTGGTGCGGTGATCTGTGAGATCGACACCAACGCTTCTGAAGGCGATGCTGCTCCTGCAAAAGAAGAAAAAGAGACATCTTCTGACAGTAAAGAAACCAAAAAACCTGCTGAAAATAAATCCGGCAAAACAGGTGAAGTGAAGGAGATGGTCGTTCCCACAGTAGGAGAATCCATTACGGAAGTGACCTTGGCTTCTTGGTTAAAGGAAGACGGCGATTTTGTGGAGATGGATGAGATCATTGCCGAAGTGGATTCCGACAAAGCGACCTTTGAACTGCCAGCTGAGGCACAAGGGATCTTGAAGCGTGTGGCAGAAGAAGGCGATACCCTAGAGATAGGTGGGCTGATCTGTAAGATCGAAGTAGTGGAAGGCGATGCTCCTGAAGCTGATGACTCCTCCAAAGAAGAAGAAAGTACGTCAGCTACCTCTTCCGGTGGATCAGGCAGCTATGCAGAAGGTCATGCTTCTCCAGCTGCGGCTAAAATCCTGGCAGAAAAAGGTATCGACGCCAAAGAGGTAAAAGGTACAGGCAAAGACGGCAGGATCACCAAAGAAGATGCCGAAAAAGCCCAGAAGCAAGCTGCTAAGCCTGCGGCTTCCAAGCCTTCCAAATCCGAGAAAAAAGAAACGGCTCCTGAAGCACCTAAGGTGGCGGGAGAACGAAATATGAAGCGAGAGAAAATGTCTTCTCTCCGAAAAACCATTTCCAAGAGATTGGTAGCGGCCAAAAACGAAACGGCCATGCTCACCACTTTCAATGAGGTCAACATGAAACCGATCATGGACCTAAGGAAACAATACAAGGAAATGTTCAAGGAGAAGCACAATGTAAACCTTGGGTTTATGTCGTTCTTCACCAAGGCCGTTTGTGTGGCCCTTCAGGAATGGCCTGCAGTCAATGCACAGATCGATGGCAATGAGATCATCTATCATGATTTCTGTGATGTTTCCATCGCCGTGTCAGCACCAAAAGGCTTGGTAGTTCCTGTCATTAGGAATGCAGAGTCCCTGTCTTTTGACCAAGTGGAGAAAGAAGTGGTTCGATTGGCTACCAAGGCCCGGGACGGTAAGCTGACCATTGAAGAGATGACAGGTGGCACCTTTACCATCACCAATGGCGGTATCTTTGGCTCCATGATGTCCACACCGATCATCAACCAACCACAGTCTGCCATCCTTGGGATGCACAATATCGTGGAACGACCAATGGCGGTAAATGGTGAGGTAAAAATACTTCCAATGATGTACATCGCCCTGTCCTACGACCACAGAATCATCGATGGCCGTGAATCCGTCAGCTTCCTAGTGAGACTGAAGCAATTGCTGGAAGACCCAGCGAGATTGCTGCTTGGGGTCTAA
- a CDS encoding SDR family oxidoreductase, protein MKISIIGLGWLGLPLARSLAQQGHHILGSTTSPEKHRQLMAEGIDNVLFRLDPHPSGEGFNRLFEADLVVVNIPPKRRSMPDTFHPEQLKYLKTLIQQAGIGKVIYTSSTSVYPNTNGEVTESTKLCPNSTAHSAVYEAEKVLWAERHYELTVIRFGGLLGMDRIPGHYFSGKEQVAGNIPVNYIHQEDAVRLIAHVIDKELWEETYNGVCPLHPEKRSVYEKNAQEMGFEPPKSYRNKDLPDYKVVSSQKIRETGFVFRVEDPLEFYYNTK, encoded by the coding sequence ATGAAAATAAGCATCATCGGCCTTGGGTGGCTGGGACTGCCATTGGCAAGATCCTTGGCACAGCAAGGTCACCACATTTTGGGAAGTACTACTTCGCCGGAAAAGCATCGGCAATTAATGGCAGAAGGTATCGATAATGTACTGTTTAGACTTGATCCCCATCCATCTGGAGAAGGCTTTAACCGACTTTTTGAGGCTGACCTGGTGGTGGTTAATATTCCACCCAAACGCAGGTCCATGCCGGATACTTTTCATCCCGAGCAACTAAAATACCTCAAGACACTTATCCAGCAGGCAGGAATAGGTAAAGTGATCTATACCAGTTCTACTTCTGTCTATCCCAATACCAATGGAGAAGTGACCGAATCGACAAAATTGTGTCCTAATAGTACGGCGCATTCGGCCGTGTATGAAGCGGAGAAAGTATTGTGGGCAGAAAGACACTATGAGCTGACGGTGATTCGCTTTGGAGGTTTGTTGGGAATGGACCGGATACCGGGCCACTACTTTTCTGGAAAGGAGCAGGTTGCTGGTAACATTCCGGTGAATTATATCCATCAGGAAGATGCTGTGAGGCTGATTGCTCATGTGATCGATAAGGAGCTTTGGGAGGAGACCTATAATGGTGTTTGTCCATTGCATCCTGAAAAGCGGAGTGTTTATGAAAAGAATGCCCAAGAGATGGGTTTTGAGCCTCCCAAAAGCTATCGCAATAAAGACTTGCCAGATTACAAAGTGGTAAGCTCTCAGAAAATCAGGGAAACTGGTTTTGTGTTTAGGGTGGAAGATCCCCTTGAATTTTACTATAACACTAAATAG
- a CDS encoding 2-oxoglutarate dehydrogenase E1 component, with protein MDKYSYISNAHVAYIDELYEDYKKDPESIDPSWKTFFDGFDFAITKFGEDENGGAVSSSGSNGAAKNGALATKGTIMDMEQLPKEIKVRALIHAYRSRAHLRSKTNPVRERRDRKALIDLEDFGLSEADLNTEFQAGNEIGIGDAKLSKIMESLKKIYEGTMGFEYLYIRDPEMLDWFRQKIEKEALAFDPPDEEKKRILYKLNEAVVFENFLHTKYLGQKRFSLEGGESTIPFLDAVINKSADLGAEEVMIGMAHRGRLNVLANVMGKTYEQIFSEFEGTAKPDLTMGDGDVKYHMGFSSEITTPSEKKINLKLAPNPSHLEAVNPVVEGFVRAKIDHQYEGNKDKVVPILIHGDAAVAGQGIVYEVTQMANLKGYNTGGTIHFVINNQVGFTTDFDDARSSIYCTDVAKIIDAPVIHVNGDDPEAVVFAANLAADFRQKYNQDIFIDMVCYRRHGHNESDEPKFTQPNLYNTISKHPNPREIYNKDLLERGDVDAKLAKQMDKEFRQLLQDRLNMVKEKPLPYKSSPFEQAWKELRKSEPADFDKSPETFISEDSIEKVAEALTSLPKGFKPIKQIEAQMKQRKDMFYNSKSLNWAAAELLAYGSLLLEGKTVRLTGQDSRRGTFSHRHAVLHDANTNKSYNSLKEMKDNKGQFHIYNSLLSEYAVLGFEYGYAMANPDALTIWEAQFGDFGNGAQTMIDQFISSGESKWQKMNGLVMLLPHGYEGQGPEHSNARPERFLQLSAEYNMVVANITEPSNFFHLLRRQLAWEFRKPCIVMSPKSLLRHPKVVSPVDEFTKGGFREVLNDTTVKKTDVTRVVLCSGKIYYDLIEAREKEKVKDVAIVRVEQLHPLPEKQIVDVVKSYSKNKEVVWVQEEPENMGYWTYMMRALFRDFPMDVIARKASASPATGYFKVHQEEQTHIINQALRIK; from the coding sequence ATGGACAAATATTCATACATTTCCAATGCCCATGTAGCCTATATCGATGAGCTATATGAGGACTACAAAAAAGACCCAGAATCAATCGACCCAAGTTGGAAGACATTTTTTGATGGATTTGACTTTGCCATCACCAAGTTTGGAGAAGACGAAAATGGAGGGGCAGTAAGCTCGAGCGGATCCAATGGCGCAGCCAAAAACGGGGCGCTGGCCACAAAGGGCACCATCATGGACATGGAGCAATTGCCAAAGGAAATCAAAGTGAGGGCATTGATCCACGCCTATCGCTCTAGGGCACACCTTCGCTCCAAGACCAATCCCGTAAGAGAAAGACGAGACAGGAAAGCGCTGATTGACCTTGAGGATTTCGGATTGAGCGAAGCGGACCTAAATACGGAGTTTCAAGCTGGAAACGAAATAGGTATCGGTGATGCCAAGCTAAGCAAGATTATGGAGTCCCTAAAGAAAATATATGAAGGGACGATGGGCTTTGAGTACCTGTATATCCGGGATCCGGAAATGTTGGATTGGTTCAGGCAGAAGATCGAGAAGGAAGCCCTCGCTTTTGACCCACCAGATGAGGAGAAAAAGAGGATTCTATATAAACTGAATGAAGCAGTAGTATTTGAAAACTTTCTTCATACCAAATATTTGGGACAAAAGCGCTTTTCGCTTGAAGGAGGGGAAAGTACCATCCCATTTTTGGATGCAGTGATCAATAAATCTGCAGACTTGGGTGCTGAAGAAGTGATGATCGGCATGGCCCACCGTGGCCGCTTGAATGTCCTGGCCAATGTCATGGGCAAAACTTACGAGCAGATTTTCTCCGAATTTGAAGGGACAGCCAAACCTGACCTTACCATGGGGGATGGTGATGTGAAATACCACATGGGCTTCTCCAGTGAGATCACCACGCCAAGTGAGAAAAAAATCAACTTGAAATTGGCGCCTAACCCTTCTCACCTTGAAGCAGTAAATCCTGTGGTGGAAGGCTTCGTAAGGGCCAAGATCGACCATCAATACGAAGGAAATAAGGACAAAGTCGTGCCCATATTGATCCACGGTGATGCTGCGGTGGCTGGGCAAGGGATTGTCTATGAGGTGACGCAGATGGCCAACCTGAAAGGCTATAATACCGGCGGTACCATCCACTTTGTGATCAATAACCAAGTAGGCTTCACCACAGACTTTGACGATGCACGTAGCTCCATCTACTGTACGGATGTGGCCAAGATCATCGATGCGCCAGTGATCCATGTGAATGGTGACGATCCTGAAGCGGTGGTGTTTGCGGCCAATTTGGCGGCGGATTTCAGACAAAAATATAATCAAGATATCTTTATCGATATGGTGTGTTACCGTCGTCATGGCCATAACGAGTCCGACGAGCCGAAGTTTACGCAGCCTAATCTCTACAATACTATTTCGAAACACCCTAATCCACGTGAAATATATAATAAAGATTTGCTGGAAAGAGGAGATGTTGATGCCAAGCTTGCTAAGCAAATGGACAAGGAGTTTCGCCAGCTGCTCCAGGACAGGTTGAATATGGTGAAGGAAAAGCCCTTGCCCTATAAGTCGTCTCCATTTGAGCAGGCGTGGAAGGAGCTGAGAAAGTCCGAGCCGGCTGATTTTGACAAGTCGCCTGAGACCTTCATTTCGGAAGATTCCATTGAGAAGGTGGCCGAGGCGCTTACTTCATTGCCAAAAGGCTTCAAACCGATCAAGCAGATCGAAGCACAGATGAAGCAGCGTAAGGACATGTTCTATAACTCCAAGTCGCTTAACTGGGCGGCAGCGGAATTGTTGGCTTATGGCTCTTTGTTGCTGGAAGGCAAGACGGTAAGATTGACCGGACAGGATAGTAGAAGGGGGACTTTCTCCCATCGTCATGCCGTCCTTCATGATGCCAATACCAATAAATCCTACAATTCCCTCAAGGAGATGAAGGACAATAAAGGACAATTTCACATTTATAATTCCCTGTTGTCGGAATATGCGGTACTTGGATTTGAGTATGGTTACGCCATGGCCAATCCTGATGCATTGACCATTTGGGAAGCTCAGTTTGGGGACTTTGGCAATGGTGCACAGACCATGATCGACCAGTTTATCAGTTCCGGTGAGTCCAAGTGGCAAAAAATGAACGGTTTGGTAATGCTGTTGCCCCATGGCTATGAAGGCCAAGGGCCAGAGCACTCCAATGCCCGTCCAGAGCGATTCCTGCAGCTTTCTGCTGAATATAACATGGTCGTGGCCAATATTACCGAGCCTTCCAACTTCTTCCATCTCTTGAGGAGGCAGCTAGCTTGGGAATTCAGAAAGCCTTGCATCGTCATGTCGCCTAAGTCACTTTTGAGGCACCCTAAGGTAGTCTCTCCGGTAGATGAATTTACCAAAGGTGGGTTCAGGGAAGTGCTGAATGATACCACGGTCAAGAAAACTGACGTGACGAGAGTGGTGCTGTGTTCAGGAAAGATCTATTATGACCTGATCGAAGCTAGGGAAAAAGAAAAAGTGAAGGATGTCGCCATCGTTCGTGTGGAGCAGCTTCACCCACTTCCTGAGAAGCAAATCGTCGATGTGGTCAAGTCGTACAGCAAGAACAAGGAAGTGGTCTGGGTTCAGGAAGAGCCCGAAAACATGGGCTACTGGACGTATATGATGCGTGCACTGTTCAGGGACTTCCCAATGGACGTGATCGCACGAAAAGCCAGTGCTTCACCTGCTACAGGCTACTTCAAAGTGCACCAAGAAGAACAAACGCATATTATCAACCAAGCTTTAAGAATTAAATAA
- a CDS encoding four helix bundle protein — translation MHRYKELQVWKKAIDLAVEVYKITEGLPKQEKFGLISQINRAVVSIPSNIAEGAGRNSDKEFDQFLGIALGSAFELDTQLVISNKLNYIEESDFMKVSKDLETIHNMIFGLKRSLKK, via the coding sequence ATGCACAGGTACAAAGAACTTCAGGTTTGGAAAAAAGCGATTGATTTAGCTGTTGAAGTTTATAAAATAACAGAGGGACTGCCAAAACAAGAAAAATTTGGGTTGATAAGTCAAATTAATAGAGCTGTTGTTTCTATTCCTTCAAATATAGCAGAAGGAGCTGGTAGAAATTCCGATAAGGAATTTGATCAGTTTCTGGGTATTGCACTGGGCTCAGCCTTTGAGTTGGACACGCAATTAGTAATTTCCAATAAACTAAATTATATAGAGGAAAGTGATTTTATGAAAGTGTCAAAGGATTTAGAGACCATTCATAATATGATCTTTGGACTTAAGCGGAGTTTAAAAAAATAA